The segment GCTATCAGGAGCACTGCGAGAGGGGCCACAGACGGCCCTGGAGAGATGGGTAGATAATCTGCACAGACAGCAACAGGGACATGGAGGCGGGATGAAGAAAGAGGAGGGTTACTGCAGTACAACGAGTGGGGTGAGATAGGCACATTTGAGTGGCTCAGGTTGATAGATAACATATTATTGGGTCCTCTATTGTAGACCTAATTGAGGACGTAAGTTTTCGGGAAGGACTTAAGCGAGGAGCGGATACTTTCCCGGGCACACGGGCTCCACCTCAGCTCTCTGAATCACAGCAGCGCATGTCTGCGGCGATGGCCCGCGGGgcattctgggagttgtagtccccgGCTCGCTCCAGCGGAGGAggtaaactacaactcccagaaagGAGCGCGACTATGTGCTCCTGCGCAGTGAGTAGCCCAGCGCCATTTTGAAAGAAGTGTCGTTGTACTTTAAACTAGCGGGCGGCAACGGCGGATGACGGGTGCTGAGGGGAGCGGAGGTTGCTGCTGACTGTCCCGGCTGGGTATGCGTGCCTTAGAGGCCCCGCGGGGTGTCCGAGTCCCCCACTGGGGCTCAGCATTGTAGTCTCCCCGGCCGGAGCGGGCAGTGGGGCGGAAGGTCTCCGTGGGGGGCGGGCGTTGAGGGTCGGGGCTTGGGAACAGCCCTGCCCTCGTGTGAGGTGACCAGGTTGGGTGAGGCTGTGATTTTCAACAAGGCTTACGGGAGCTAGGTGCCTATTTTCATGGGATTTAATTCCTTtcggcttctttgaaaatcccagcgtCAGCCTTTAGTACTAGTCTAGTTTCTGATCCTTCAGTAAATGTCAACCCATGGGATTGTTATAACCAAGCCAATTTAAAGGGGCTGTCTCGTAGTTGCATAGACAGGAAAAGCTCTTCCAATGCCTGTCCAATGTCACCCACACCTGTAGTTGGCAGGGTTCTTTAATACACCGTTCCCAGTACTGTTGCATCTAAACTGTTCTTGACTTCCTGCAATGATAGTGCTTTTATCACTTTGATATGTTCAACTGAACCACTTGCTTATACTGTTAAAACCATTTTTACTAATCTCTTCAATTTTGTTCTGTTATTTTTGGGGTTTTCTGTGCTAGCTGTGATGTCATAGACTGACATTTTGGGATGTTCCAGTTGAAGGCAGTGGTCTGGCAGACTTTAATCTCTTCATGTGCTAAATGCCCCTCTTGCTAAACCGGGGTTAGTCGGCATCTTTCAGTACCAAATGTTGTTTGGAAAAAGGTAGTTTAACAGTGTGATGTCCGCACAGCATATGAGGTGCCTTTTGCATATGAATACTCAGATTTGTTCACTTTTCTCTGTCCAGATGCAGActtatttttgttctgtgctttgaATGCCTTTGTTTTTCTTGTTATTGCCTACTCATATACATGCATAAatcataaacatttttttttatttttgtaaagctaTGAGGTCAGTAGCCAGATTGAATATCTGGCTTAGAGCTAAATGGAATTTGTTAGCTTTTAAATAGTGCAAGTATCAAAATTGGTGAAACTCTTACTGGAAATTAATAAACATACAGATGCTTGATTTGAAAGTACAGTGTATGAGAGGACATCATGAGAGGTGattgattatatttttatttctttactcAGACTCTTCAGAAAGATGAGAAGAGATTCCATCAGTCATTTGGATAAAAGCCATGGCATGCTCATTTGAAAAAGACAGCATTTACTTGCCTGAATCTACTGTGTCTTCTCTCCTAGCAAGCTGCAGCCTTAACAGTAGTAACTCCTACTCAAACGGCTCAATTCAATACAAAGACAAGGTATACAACTCTGCATCTCAGGCTTTAGAGGCCTATATTGAAGATTTTGATCAAAGTCTTATGTCTTCAGAAGTAAGCACTGGAAAAATCTGCATAGGTCAGAGTACTCCTAAAGATAAGTCAGCAGAGTATGGTTCTGTACAAAAATACGGTATGTTTCCTGCAAATGAAGCTTAAattgtggttttgtttaatattttgacATCTCTCTAAAGAGAACATCTCATGAACTGGTTCTGTCATCTTTTACATTTTCAGTCTATTCTTGTTTGTTATGTATGGCTATAGATACTCTTATTGAAacttttttaaattcctttttggAATTTGAATCTGTCAAAAAGTCTTAACACTGATCAGTAATCTATTTGATTTAATGAATATTTGCTGCATAAATTCTAGGCACATATTGTGTAATAAATGGTGTTTAGGTAGTGATACTTCTCATTCTCTGTAATAGTCTTCAGTAAAAATGAATTTTTAcatcttattaaaaataaaaccatgtaaattTGAAATTAGAGATGTATGGTGGAAGTGGAATAAGTCTACTACACTTCCTCACTTTCATCTCCTGTCTGTACAAGTTTTTAGGCATATAAAGGAACTGGATCTCCTGGACTGCAAACTTGGCTGGCGTGAAACTGCACTTTCATACTGTGCTGTTTACTTCTTAGTTTCATATTAAAGATTAAATGAAACTTCTGTAAATAATAACTTAAGATTTGAAATCATAAGCAAATATAAGTAAAAGGTGGAATACCGCTGGAGTGGTGTATTACAAAGAGGCTACAGAATTTTGGTCTAATTTTAGTTGTTAGGTTTAGTGTGTTGGTGGCCTGTAATATATACAGGCACTAACTACATGATCTAGTGGTCcattttggccttaaactctggcTGAGTTTGGAATAGCTGTTATTGGCAAATACATAAATATAGTGCAAGTCTTACCACGGGAGTGAATAAAACCACTGTTTGTTCTATATATGCCACACATTATATATGAAAGCACTGTTTTAGATCCCAATCCTGCATCACTTACTTACCTGCTTAAAACTGAGAATGTGAGTAATACCACTCACATTACTAATGCTAAAAGTGAAGAtgtgcatgtttgcaggattgaagctctcactttttaaaaaatgaagttttatTAGGTCTACTTTTGTGTATCTGTTGATCTGTAGTGCCTTTAGTTACTATCAGTCCAACAGTGGTAAGCTTAGTGGAaatcaaaaatatatttcagggaaatcaaatttcaaaatagctttttgcccgcccccccgcaaaaaagtgttttttagaTCTGAGATTGAGCTCTTAGCCAAAAGCTAGTGTTAAGGATACTTTCCAGCTTTTCAACAAAACTCATCAGATTGCATATGTCACTGTGACACAATGGActtaaatgctattttaaaaatagaaaacatgTCTGTGATACCGCATTGAATATTGCATGTCCTGGATCTTAAGCAGGTGTCATTTTATGGAAAATTctacattttgggggaaaagaggaaaaaattttGGTAGAATGACTAAATGAGTAACTGATGTTTGGAACTAATCAGAGGCTAAGAATGTTAGAATACATCACAGTGAGGAAATAGATTTGTGGTCTGATGACACAGTCATAGGTACAGGAATAAACTTACGGCTCTGCAGCTGATTAAATATAAATCATCCCCACAATATATGATGTGCATGTATAGAACATAATATTGTAAATCAGTGCCTAAACTTGGATCTTGACAAGGATTCAATTTCTGTTCCTAGAGTAACATCAGAATTATATAAAACTAATTTGCTAGAGCACCTCTTAGGTGCTGATGGTATTATCAGTTCAAATAGTTGGGGTTACTTGTTACTTTATCTGAACTAGAGTTTTTTGTCTGAACCATAGGCTGCACCATGACTGGGACAAAGGTTTGTAAAGGTGTTGCATTAGCCTTTACAGCTGTGTTAGTTAACACGAGTTTATTGGCTATCAGCTAACTTTAACCACTAAAAACTCTAGTCAGAAACACCTGGAGATGTGTGGGTGTGAGAGAAACCGTTTTAGTGGCATGCAGTTTGTTTATGGTTAGGTAAGGctgatatttttgtttaataGCTTTGTGATTCTACTGCTTGCTTAAAAACaactttttctattttaaaaaaatattttctctttacaAACTGGGCCCCCAATACTGCACTGAGCCTCATTGATGCTTTACTGAGCATGTCTGCACGTTATACATTTGCAAGACTGGATGTGTTTAACACAGTAGATTAATATATTACGCAGTTGAAATTGGTGGAAGATTTTGGGTAGTAAAAATACCTAAAATGGAATTTGGCTAGGaaagtaaaatacattttaatgatgCCATCAGAATCTCAGTTTTAGAAATCTCTTCTAAAAGACTGAATTCTGACCCTGCATATCTTGTGAGTTCTAGTACGATCACAGGTTCAGGTTCTGTAGCTGCAGGTTATTGTCTTGTCCTTTCAATTCTGCTTTTCTCTTCTAATATACTTGCTGCACTTTGGGAGAGACAGGGAATCAGCTTTAATATTTGTGTATAGGTGACAGTCAGTACTCTGCCTGAAATATTACAGATGTATTAGAAAAATGTCTAACCTTGAAGGCATGCCCTAAAATTGGACAAGTCTGTTTCTTTTGCTGACACTAGATCCTACAGTATTCATGTTGTAAGATTTTTTGGGGGCCAGGGACTGTCTTATGTCTGTGAGACTCCATGTGCACTTGTGGTGCTACATAATGTGATAACAGCTACAATTTACATGTGATAGCAACTTGGACACTCTCTGTAGGGTTTCAACATTTGTACATCAAAAAGTAGTTAGCTGTActctactgaatgcatctgatgaagtgagctgtagctcatgaaagcttatgctcaaataaattggttagtctctaaggtgccactagtactccttttcttttagctgtatTCTGTGTCccaataaaactttaaaattaaaaagctaaTTGCTGAAAAGGTTTCAGTATCTTGTGAGTTCTGTGCATCCTGTAAATTGTCATTTGAAATGTATTATGGGCAAAATGGTCAGCTGTACACATGCATTACACAGATTTTTAGGTACACAAATGTTTTATATGAAAGCAATTCTTTGAAAATACagcactcagccctggtctaaaGTACAAACTTACGTTGGCatctaagttccctgtaagttGCGCAGCCGCCTTCTTAGCACTGCACAGATGCTTAGGGAACCCACCCGGGGAACCTGCTGCGGCTGGGGGAGGGCACCTGGCCAAGGCCGGGgcgcccctcccccaactccaacTCTGCTGCGCTCGGACTGGCCAAAGCATCCCTCCCCTGACCTGAATCCAGCCCTGGCCTGGACCAGCCCGGAGAGGGGTGCCCGTCCTGTGGCCCTAGCCCCGGAGcttctgcagcagggagggggcatctttttcctcccactccccgcctcaggtgctgctgcggggagagagggcTGTGGGAGTCCTCTGTCCCcactggagccccctcctgcacccccagtcgGAGCATCAAACGAAATGAGGGCTAGATCAATAATGCCTCCAATCCAGGTGATGTCTGAAATATGCTGCCATTTATAGTCCTGCACTGAAGTCAAAATACTTCTCTGAATGGTGCACCATTTTGGTTTTATGAATCAGATAAACAGCAGAAGGAAGATGCTAGATTTCCCACAAAACCACCCCCCTCTACCATTCCACAGGCATAACATGAGTATCTTGATTCATGGGGAGTAAGACAAAAGTTTTAAATGactttattttgttcatttttgcCACCAATATTTTGAGAGAAGTGGAGTCAGAATTGATCGACTATGATGCTTTGAAACATCAGTCCACAATATTCACATTGTAATTTAGTAAAAGAACTGTAATGTAAAAATGTATCTATCATAAGTTTTTCAAGTacatagttttaatttttttaaaatttaggaaaatatataaaaactgTTTCTCTGTTTTTCAGCTTTGGAGGACTTTAACCAGCAAGTAAAACTCAACTCCATTGCCTCACCTTTTATAAGACAAACTGTTTGTGACCCAGACTTGATTAGTCTCACCACAGATGATCTACTAGCATTTCCAGCAGATGGATCACTGCCTTTTATCCACAGGATACCTTCTGGGTCAGGGCTTCAAAGCGGGAAGTGGATTAGGAAGTCACTGAAAAAATCTCCCTTCTATGCTCATCAAACTTCCTCATTTGATGTTGAAAAAGACTTTGGTTTCCAAGACAATGGCAATGCTGTGGATAATCGAAATCACTACAGAGACATTGACAAAGAGAAACACAATGTGTATAAATCTCACAAATATAATTCtatattttctaaagaaaatgcaGGGGATTGCCTTTTACAACAACACTCTAAGTCCATTTCTGTCAAGAATTATCCAAGGTGGCTTACTAGCCATAAGTCTGACTTGAATGTGTCGGGGATAAGTAGTATTCCTGATTTCAAGTACCCAATCTGGCTAAAGAGTCATAACCTTTTATGTGATTCAGCTAATCAAAGTTTTATTCAGACAGTTAACATACAAGATGAATTTTCCTCTTCACAAATGTGTGAGAATCTGAAAAAATGCCATGTTGTGGATAAATTGGACTGCAGTTCTTTTGAACAAAATAGTTATCTGGATCCAACAGGTGACAGTAAAGTATCAGGAAATTGCCGATATGTCAGACCAAGTGCAGACTTCCAACCTGGCAATGGTCTCTCAAGACAGTCCAGACAGCCATTCAGAGGTAACTGCATTACGCATGATTTGTTTTGAATGTTTCTTGAGAATGTTAAATGCAAAATGTTACCCTTTTAGTCACACATGGCAGAACATGCTCCTCTTATATTGCGCAGTAAGACTATTCACACCTATTCTACGTGGGGGAGTGGTGAAAAATCCACGCTCCTGAGCgatatagttatactgatgtaactccccgtgtagacagcgctatgtcaacaggagagcttctgccctcaacatagctactgcctctcctggaggtggattaactacagtgagaGGTCTTCACTAAatcgctacagcagcacagttgcaccagtgtagtgttcatgaagacaagccctcagtaaaGTTAAGGTAAATCAGCTAAAGTTCTGAAGTCAATATGTATAAATTAGTACATATTTAATCTCACCCACCTATCCAATGAGTGCTGTCATTCAGGAGTAAAGTGGGCTTAGTACACTGTAATTTAATCTGGGAGGgttaaggtctggtctacatccAAAATTTAGGTTGACCTAGATACGTCAGTCCACTGAGTGTGAGAAATTCATGTCGGTGAGAGACatagttaagttgacctaagtccTGGTATAGACACAACTAGATCAAAAGAAGAATTCAGTccacctagctaccgcctcttgagggggtggatttactacagagACAGGAAAAACTTCATGGTCTAGAAAGTATCTACTCTATGGTGCTACTGTAGCACAGCTGCAGCGCTATAGCTGTACCACTGTAGAGTCCATAATATTAACATCTCCCTAAGTTAGAGTGAACAAAGGGCACTTTACTCCTAAATGAGAGTATCCATACAGGGTTAACCCTGTTTTAACTTATGCATGTTGACTTCACACTTCTAGCTGGTTTGCCTTTGTGACCAGCCTCTGCCAGTTTCTCTCAAACAGCAGAAGCAGATACTGCACTGAGAATACCTGTGACCAGCTGCAATAGGAAAGAATGGAGGGAGCTGGAGATTACTGTGCCCATTTGCGGGGTCGGGGGGGAGAGGATTCAGTGCTCTATCCCTGCAGGGGGGCACAACATGGGCAGTAGCTCCCTCAACTCTTTAGGGGATGAGAAAGCCGAGCTCACCCCATAACCAGTTTGTGCCCAGTTTCCAGTCCTCCCTGGGAGCACCATGTGGAGCAGGAGCTCTTTCAATtcccaggtggggggcagctTGCTGAGCTAGACTCTATTAAAAAAATCTCCCAGCATGTGGTGCCAGCAGCCCACCCCCAACAGCATTTTCCTGTTGCTAGCTAATGTGGTTAGTCAGGTAGCTCAAGAGGTAGAAGTCTGCGTTGCAGTGTTGAGGATTCAGCATTCACATTGCTGGtaatgtatggttgggattagatttatttaaaaaaaaaaaaaaactaggaaattctATAAAATCTAATTAAAACCATTATTTTAGatggcaaagtcaagcactcagaagttaggaaatgtcagctTTACAGATGCCTGCATAACTTCAGTTTTCACCCCTTTGCGTATATCTATTATAATGCagtttttaattatatgatcacatactcccccctcccccccccccccggacccctacCTCACTCAGTCCAGAGGCTAGTTGGACAGGTAGTTGAATTAGGGTTGCACATGAAAACGTAAATCTGCCACtttctaatttttgagtgcttgactttgcaatctaacTAATGCAGGTTTTGTATGTAATTACAtatggtgtgtgtatgtgcaagCAGAACTTCTTGAAGCGCATATTATGTGACACTATGAAGACCTATTTGCCAGCCACTTAAGAATCCTCAATATTGACATATATTTGATTAAATGAAAATCTTAATATCGGAGGGCTTTATAAAGTTAAGGAATCTTAAATGCTGTATTCTATAAATGAGGTATGGAAGGAAACATCCTACTGCATGGAAAGGCTGTGGCTATGTTAATTTTCCCTTCAATTcacatctgactcagatggtgCAATTGAACAATAATATGCCctacagcagggatcggcaacctttagCACGTgacctgccagggtaagccccctggcgggcctggctgatttgtttacctgtcgcttccacaggtttggccaatcgcggctcccactggctgcgattcgctgtcccaggccaatgggggctgcgggaagcggtggccagcacatcacttggcccgcaccacttcccgctgcccccattggcctgggacagcgaaccgcggccagtgggagccacgattggccgaacctgtggatgtggcaggtaaacaaaccggcctggcccgccatgggggcttaccctgatgggcctcatgccaaaggttgccgatccctgccctaCAGCCACAGTAAAGATCAGCAGAGGCACTGATGCTGTCCCCTACTATAAAGAGGAGACAGCTGTTAGCAGGGCGTTCTTTGAGAGGGATACTCAACTTTGGAATTCTCTCTTCCCACTCCACCAGATCTGTTAATCTTCAGGGTATAATACAAGATAATCTTTTCCCCAAGTGTTGAGGTGGGTTGAAGGCTAGAGGGTTTTTGTTTATTGTAGAGGTTATTTTAtgttctgggatgtattttaTGTTGGGAAGAGCGGTGTTTGATTCTTTTCTGGGAACTTAGAGCTTGGAATAGAGGACTATTTGTTCTATAAAATCATatggcaagatttttaaaaataggtacctAGAGTTAGTCTCATAGTTCCATATTAAGAGGCTTAATTTCATATTTAAGCAAAATTTAGGcaccacattttgaaaattttggcagtACTGTCTGTGAAAGAGGACAGACTATTTCCAGTGTCTTACAAATCATTTAGACTAAGTCTGAACAGTATCATGTAATAATGAAAGTGAAATTGCTGACTTGAAGAATCGTAGTGAATAGTAACTGGTGATGATGCTGTGTTGTGTTTTTAGATGACCAGATTGAGTTGCTTATCTTGAAGGCAAAGAGAACTCTAGAGTCTTCTGTTGAGAATTTATCAAGTGCTCTGAAAAATGATGGCAGCCCTTGTACAGTAGATATACTGGAAGCAGAAAGATCATGGGAAAATGTTCCAGTTGCTTTGTGAGTAAACAaaaataaccattaaaacaatTTGTTCCTGAAAGTGTATCATTGCCTAAGTATATGTGTTGTGTATACTATGGATAAGTgtttctcaacctgtttaccattgtgagctgcatatgcagctctttgtgttatgtgggccacacaCACCACacgtatggccctgaggatgtcacatggactGCAGCTGTGTGTTGATTGGACTGCAAGcagcccacaggttgagaaccattgctatAGAATATTTTAGATAAGCATGATTTTCTCACATAAAAATGCTAAGGAAAGAGAAGGGAGTGTTTTTAGAAGATGCAGCTTGAATTGCTAAGATTTTGATATTTTATCATATGAGGTGGTACGCTACTGTCTCCTGTTCAATCATTTTATCAATTACTAGGTTTCTACTTTCACTAAACCCACAGTGATATATTTCTGGATCCCTAGTTTTGTAAATTTTGTTAGTGCAGGAAAAGTTTTGATGTAAGGCAACACACTGTCATTTGTTTATGGGGGGAACAATTGATAGCTGTGAAGGCTCCTGGACAGCTTCAAATATGGGTCTAGATTCTTGGACTGGGTGTTTGGAGTAGTCCTGGATGTAAAAAAAGGATGGTCTTCTACAGGACCAAATAATTTGACCTACACTGTAGGGGAAAGTAACCTTAAATGTTTTGATGTGAAAATGAAGTCGGGGAGGATTCGCTAACCCAGGAAATGAGGGCTGTAATATAAATAGGATGTTCTGATGAGTTGTTTGAAGGAGGAGAGTGAAGATTTTTGGTGCATTGGTAATTGGGTATTGTTCCAAATGTAGGGAGCAGAATGAATTTGATATAGTGGAAAGCTATAGTAAAAAATGTTAATATCTTATCTTCCTTCCCACTATACcccctccttttttaaaatgactatgaaggtcttgtctacacaggaaaaagTGGAACTTAATCATCAGTGCTGGAAAGAGGTGAACCCTGTCTGCACCAATCAGTACCAGTGGTGGAATTGAACTTGTGTTGAATCGCATTTTGGTAGGATAGgcatcctagaaatgtagggctggaagggacctaaaGAGGTCACCTACTCCATCCCTGCACACTGAGGCAGggttaagtatacctagaccatccctgagggTTTGTCTAACTagtttttgaaaacctccaatgatggggattccataccTCCTTAAGTAACTTATTCCCTTACTTAACTGGTTAGaaagatttttcctaatatctaacctaactcttccatgctgcaaactaagccaattacttcttgtcctaccctcagtggatgtggagaacaattgatcatggtcatctttaaaacaactttttatatatttgaaaacttacgttcccttccccagcctcttctcctctagactaaacatgcccagttctttcaacctttcctcctAGATCATGTCTTTGAAATATATTATCACTTTTGTTATTCTCCTCTCTATCTCCAGTTCATTGTTTTTTTTAGAGTTGTGCCCAAAACTgaacatagtactccagctgaaggtctcaccagtgccaagtagagcggaACAGTTATCTTCCGTGTCTTATGTATGATACCTCTTATTACAGCCCAGCatctttttcatagaatcatagaatcatagaatatcagggttggaagggacccctgaaggtcatctagtccaaccccctgctcgaagcaggaccaattcccagttaaatcatcccagccagggctttgtcaagcctgaccttaaaaacttccaaggaaggagattccaccacctccctaggcaacgcattccagtgtttcaccaccctcttagtgaaaaagtttttcctaatatccaatctaaacctcccccactgcaacttgaggccattactcctcgttctgtcatctgctaccattgagaacagtctagagccatcctctttggaaccccctttcaggtagttgaaagcagctatcaaatcccccctcattcttctcttctgcaggctaaacaatcccagctccctcagcctctcctcataagtcatgtgttctagacccctaatcatttttgttgcccttcgctggactctctccaatttatccacatccttcttgtagtgtggggcccaaaactggacacagtactccagatgaggcctcaccaatgtcgaatagagggggacgatcacgtccctcgatctgctcgctatgcccctacttatacatcccaaaatgccattggccttcttggcaacaagggcacactgctgactcatatccagcttctcgtccactgtcacccctaggtccttttctgcagaactgctgcctagccattcggtccctagtctgtagtggtgcattggattcttccgtcctaagtgcaggaccctgcacttatccttattgaacctcatcagatttcttttggcccaatcctccaatttgtctaggtccttctgtatcctatccctcccctccagcgtatctaccactcctcccagtttaatatcgtccgcaaatttgctgagagtgcaatccacaccatcctccagatcatttatgaagatattgaacaaaaccggccccaggaccgacccgtggggcactccacttgacaccggctgccaactagacatggagccattgatcactacccgttgagcccgacaatctagccagctttctacccaccctatagtgcattcatccagcccatacttccttaacttgctgacaagaatactgtgggagaccgtgtcaaaagctttgctaaagtcaagaaacaatacatccactgctttcccttcatccacagaaccagtaatctcatgataaaaggcgattagattagtcaggcatgaccttcccttggtgaatccatgctggctgttcctgatcactttcctctcatgcaagtacttcaagattgattctttgaggacctgctccatgatttttccagggactgaggtgaggctgactggcctgtagttcccaggatcctccttcttcccttttttaaagattggcactacattagcctttttccagtcatccgggacttccccggttcgccacgagttttcaaagataatggccaatggctctgcaatcacagctgccaattccttcagcactctcggatgcaactcgtccggccccatggacttgtgcacgtccagcttttctaaatagtccctaaccacctctatctccacagagggctggccatctcttccccattttgtgatgcccagcgtagcagtctgggagctgaccttgttagtgaaaacagaggcaaaaaaagcattgagtacattagctttttccacatcctctgtcactaggttgcctccctcattcagtaaggggcccacactttccttggctttcttcttgttgccaacatacctgaagaaacccttcttgttactcttgacatctctcgctagctgcagctccaggtgcgatttgtccctcctgatttcattcctacatgcccgagcaatatttttatactcttccctggtcatatgtccaaccttccacttcttgtaagcttcttttttatgtttaagatccgctaggatttcaccgttaagccaagctggtcgcctgccatatttactattctttcgactcattgggatggtttgtccctgtaacctcaacagggattccttgaaatacagccagcatCACGCTGTTGACTAAGCTTCAAATTGTGTCCCACTATAACCCACAAATTCTTTTCTGCAGTGCTgctacctagccagttatttctcactttatattgtgaatttgattttttttttcttcttcttaagttcagtactttgcatttgtctttatttaatttcatcttgttggttTCAGAGCAATTCTACAGTTTATCAGGAtcattctaatcctatcctctgcaacctctcccagcctattatctgcatattttataagcatatgAAACATTAGTCCCAATGACATGTGAATGTATCTTATAGCAATTTGAGTTTGTAAAGCTGTTTCATGCTTTCAATTGCATGTTTAACTTTTTGTTTAGCAAACCTCCAGTACCTGTACACTGTGAG is part of the Eretmochelys imbricata isolate rEreImb1 chromosome 5, rEreImb1.hap1, whole genome shotgun sequence genome and harbors:
- the C5H18orf54 gene encoding lung adenoma susceptibility protein 2 isoform X1, with the protein product MACSFEKDSIYLPESTVSSLLASCSLNSSNSYSNGSIQYKDKVYNSASQALEAYIEDFDQSLMSSEVSTGKICIGQSTPKDKSAEYGSVQKYALEDFNQQVKLNSIASPFIRQTVCDPDLISLTTDDLLAFPADGSLPFIHRIPSGSGLQSGKWIRKSLKKSPFYAHQTSSFDVEKDFGFQDNGNAVDNRNHYRDIDKEKHNVYKSHKYNSIFSKENAGDCLLQQHSKSISVKNYPRWLTSHKSDLNVSGISSIPDFKYPIWLKSHNLLCDSANQSFIQTVNIQDEFSSSQMCENLKKCHVVDKLDCSSFEQNSYLDPTGDSKVSGNCRYVRPSADFQPGNGLSRQSRQPFRDDQIELLILKAKRTLESSVENLSSALKNDGSPCTVDILEAERSWENVPVAFKPPVPVHCEEDENSLQSPKANMVNEFLEDCLNNDNQENTFSGGNHHGPVEALKLMLFNLQAVHESFNQNKTAEQNDEFKKLSEEAVSELKLCDNDVIPITKSLRRALHHLSRLKGLVEDTSGKQDQKDDHQEDGKEKTIYK
- the C5H18orf54 gene encoding lung adenoma susceptibility protein 2 isoform X2, with protein sequence MACSFEKDSIYLPESTVSSLLASCSLNSSNSYSNGSIQYKDKVYNSASQALEAYIEDFDQSLMSSEVSTGKICIGQSTPKDKSAEYGSVQKYALEDFNQQVKLNSIASPFIRQTVCDPDLISLTTDDLLAFPADGSLPFIHRIPSGSGLQSGKWIRKSLKKSPFYAHQTSSFDVEKDFGFQDNGNAVDNRNHYRDIDKEKHNVYKSHKYNSIFSKENAGDCLLQQHSKSISVKNYPRWLTSHKSDLNVSGISSIPDFKYPIWLKSHNLLCDSANQSFIQTVNIQDEFSSSQMCENLKKCHVVDKLDCSSFEQNSYLDPTGDSKVSGNCRYVRPSADFQPGNGLSRQSRQPFRDDQIELLILKAKRTLESSVENLSSALKNDGSPCTVDILEAERSWENVPVAFKPPVPVHCEEDENSLQSPKANMVNEFLEDCLNNDNQENTFSGGNHHGPVEALKLMLFNLQAVHESFNQNKTAEQNDEFKKKKQFLN